Part of the Haloarcula sp. H-GB4 genome is shown below.
GTGATGACGACGCGATGGCCCGGAAAGCAGGTGCAACCGTCGGACGGGAGCTACGGAGTCTCGGGATCAATCTGAATCTCGCGCCGGTCCTCGACGTCAACAACAACCCAGAGAACCCCGTAATCGGTGTCAGGTCCTTCGGGGAAGATCCCGAGCGTGTGGGCGCACTGGGCGCAGCCATGGCTCAGGGACTCCAGTCCGTGGATGTCGCTGCCTGCGGGAAACATTTCCCCGGTCATGGCGACACGGCAGTCGACTCTCATCTCGATCTGCCGGTGGTTGCCCACGAGCGGCCCCGACTGGAGCGCGTTGAGTTCCCCCCATTCGAAGCTGCGATACAGGGCGGCATCGACGCGATTATGACCACGCACGTCGCCTTTCCGGCGATAACAGGGGACGAGGAACTGCCGGCGACGATATCTTCAGCAGTCCAGACAGCACTGCTTCGGGAGCAATTCGGGTTTGATGGGTTACTCGTCACGGACTGTCTCGAGATGGATGCGATTGCTGAAGGCGTCGGCAGCGCCGAAGGGGCTGTCCGTGCAATAGAGGCCGGGTGTGATATCGTCACTGTTTCGCACACGCTTGAGCAACAGCGCGCAGCGATTGAGGCCGTTCTTACTGCCGTCCGGACGGGACGGCTTACCGAGGAGCGAATCGACCGGTCGCTGCATCGCATCCAGCATTATAAAGAGCAACGGCTGGGTGAATCTGAGACTGCCGAAGCGCCGGAGTGGGATGGCTGTGCGGCTGCGTCGAAACAGCTTGCAACTGAAATCGCAAACTGTGGGATAACACTCGTCAGGGACGACAACGAGACACTGCCGTTCGATACGTCACGTCATCTGCACGTGGTTAGCTTTACTGGGACGCGGGGGTCGCCCGCCGAGGACGACCGATACGACCCAGAGGTGGTCGCTGCTGCGCTCAGAGAGGTCGGGTTTGAAATTACGACGCATACCATGGCTGGCGGTGAGACCGTCGATATAACGCCAGCAAACGAGCAGATTGTGGCCGTCAGTTACGATGCCCTGTCGAGCGAGGCACAGGCAGAGACACTCCAGACACTCGTTGCGCACCACGAGCAGGTAGCAGTCCTTGCTGTGCGGAACCCGTACGACCTCGCTGTCTGTCCAGACGCGGCGACGTTTTTGACGACATACGACTACTCGCCGGGTGTGATTCAGGCAGCGGCGAAAACACTGGCAGGGGCAGTCAAACCAACAGGGACGCTGCCGGTCACAATTCCCGAGTGAGGTATCTTCAAACACGGTGCTTGTCAAGCGCCCACGGCGCTATCCGAGGAATTCCTGTGCAGACTCGTGGAGCGGGACGAACCCCTCCGCACTGCGGGCACCAGCCTGTTTGCCAAACACGAGATTCTCGGCGCGAAGTCCATCAATGAGGTTATCGAACTCAGCATCGATACCGCCGTGCTCAACGAGGAACTCCACCTGTGACTCGTGTTTCTCAATTGCTGTGACCTTTTGTTCCAGATACCCATCAATATCGATGAACATGGATGGAGTAAACTCCGATGTCGGCTTGCCGAAGTAGTAGATGTTGTCCGGATCGCAGGGTTCGAAATCCGTCTCAACGAGTGGCAGCGACGCCATGTAGTACGCGTCCGTAACTAACCGTGAAGTCGCCCGATGATCTGGATGCATATCGTCTTTGTAATGCGTGAGGATGATGTCCGGCTCATACTCCCGGATTACATCCACTATCTCGACACGGTGCTCTAGGGAGTAAGTGATTCGCCCGTCCTTGAAATCGAGAAAAGCGACTTCTGACGCGCCTAACACGGCTCCCGAGTCGCGGGCCTCCTGTTCGCGCACTCGCCCGACCGCTTCCTGTGAGTTCGTTTGTAGCCCGCCGTATTCGCCCCGGGTCATATGTACGATACTAACCTCATCACCACGTTCAGCGTGCTTTGCTATCGTACCGCCACAGAAGACATCTGCGTCGTCTGGGTGGGCAACTACTACGAGGACATTCATGCTGTGCTATGATATTGTCAGTTATTATTTATACTTTTCTTTGTCACAGATGCGTGAGCAGGCGGTCAACGACGTACGCAGCACCGTCTTCATCAAGACACATTGGGTTGAGAACAATCTCCCCCTCGTCGATACGATCCTCACCGACATACACGCGGGGGTCCTCCCGCTGAAGCTCTGAGACCAGCGTCGCTGCCGGGGAGGTGGATTGGGAGCTGGGAATGTCGACAATGACGTGAGGTGCCACACTCTGCTCACCGCCAGCGACAACTGTGGTCGCCACGCCCGCCGACTCAAGCTGGCCTGCCATGCTCTGGGCGAGATTCTCCCACTCGGCAACAAGCGCCTCCTGATCCTCTTCGATGAATAGTTCTAGCGCGCGAATGAGGCCGACAAGTTCCTCTTTCCCGACCTTGAGCGACCGTCCGATACCCTGTCTGGGGACCCCATCGAATCGTTCCGTATCGATAAGCGAACTGGGTGGGTTCCAGACTCGACGGTCGACGTGCATATCTTGATGCTGGGCCGCGATTGAGCGGATATACCGACGTTTGCCGGCGATAAGACCCGTCGTTTGCGGGCCACGGATTCCTTTACCACCACTGAACACCACCATGTCTGCTCCCTGTTCGACGAAACGGGAGAGGTTTTCAATGGGCGGAACCTCGGCGGCAGCGTCGACAATCACGGGCACATCGTGTCGATGTGCAATCTCCGAGACAGTAGAAAGTTCGGGCTGTGTGTACGTTTTCTGGACGTACGCAACCCCAGCAGTGTTCTGGTCAATAGCGCTTTCGATTTCCCAGGGTTCAACGTTTGTTGCGCCGGTTCCAAGGTGGTAATCGTTTGTCCCGACATCGACGATGTTTGCGCCCGCCGCCCGCAATGCATGGTCATATCCAGTCCGGTGAGTCCGGGGCATCACGATGTCGTTTGGTGCGTCTGTCGGATGGGGTAACTCCGACATAGTCTTCGGGTCGTCCCCCGCGATCGCGGCAGCTGCGGCCAACAACAGACCGGCTTCAGCGCCCGGCGAAACGTATCCGGCTTCCGCCCCAGCGATTTCAGCGATCTGTTCGGACGCCTTTGCTTCTAGATCACTCAACTGAACGAATTCGTCGGCAGCAGCGCGCATGGCGTCCGCGGCTTCTTCCCGAATGAGGCTGCCACCGATCCGCGTTTTCGTTCCCGCTGCATTGATGACCGGCGTGACGCCTAACTGACGATACACTGACTCTGACTCTGTTGTGAATGGAACCATAGTTGTGCTCTTTTCACTACCGCTAATCCTGTATACGAACTCAAACCTTCTCCAGGTATATGAAAGGTTCCCATCTATAATCGAAGAACACAAACTATTATATATCTCTGTGAAGCAATAACAGATATCGCATGGCACAGTTAGCGCTCGATAACCTTGTCAAGACGTTCTCCGACGGGAGCGACGAGGTTGTCGCTGTCGATACGGTGGATATGTCGCTGAACGACGGCGAATTTCTGGTACTGGTCGGCCCATCCGGCTGTGGAAAATCGACAACCTTGCGGATGGTTGCCGGGCTTGAGACGGTAACTGAGGGCGATATTTTGATCGGAGATGAATCCGTTATCGGCACCGAGCCCCGTGACCGCGACATCGCGATGGTCTTTCAGAACTACGCGCTCTATCCACACATGACCGCAAAAGAGAATATGTCGTTTGGGTTGAAGATGACGACAGATCTGGATACAGAGACGATTGAACAGCGTGTAACCGAGACAGCCGAGATGATGGGCATTGAGGACCTGCTTGATGATCCGCCAAAGGAGCTCTCTGGCGGCCAGCAACAGCGAGTGGCGCTCGGAAGAGCAATCGTCCGGGACCCGGCAGTGTTCTTGATGGACGAACCGCTGAGCAATCTGGATGCCAAACTCCGGACGAAAATGCGGACCGAACTAAAGAGCCTCCAGAACGAACTCGATGTTACGACCATCTATGTCACCCACGATCAGACGGAGGCAATGACGATGGGCGACCGTATCGCTATTCTGGACGACGGCGTATTACAGCAGGTTGGAACGCCACTGAAGTGTTATCACCGTCCAGCCAATCGGTTTGTCGCCGGATTTATCGGGTCGCCCTCGATGAATTTCATTCCTGCCGCTGTTGAGGACGGATCACTAGTACATCAGGAGTTTACCTATGCGCTATCTGCCGAAACCGCCGCCCAACTTGACGGGCACGATAAAGTCATTCTCGGCGTCCGACCTGAGGATATTCAACTCAGCACCGCGACGGGACCGGAGCAGACAGTCACCGCGACCGTCGACGTTGTTGAGCCACTTGGGGATCTATTTCACGTGTACGTAACTATTGATGGGCAGCAGTATACGGTCACCGTCGAGGATGGGACAAACCTCGGGAATGGGGTCAGAGTCGGATTGAAGTTCCCAGAGGATGTCATCCATCTCTTTGATGCGGACTCTGGCACCGCGATCAAAAACAGTGAAACGGAGATCGACGAAGAGAGTCCGGTTGCCGCCTGATTTTCTTGTCCGGTAACGCCCGAGAGGACGTGACTTGAGAGAAGAACACCCAGTGGTAGTGACGACCGGGAGAATACCCAGTCGGCCACCGAAGGAAATAGAGCACTGCCAAGCCCATTTTGCCGGCACACTGAGCGCAGGGCTGGCTGACGATATGATCCGAGAAGTACTTGCTTAGTATTCAATATTCTCTCCCCACAAGCGAGTGTGAGAGTTTGTTTCGTAATATGAAATTGTTCGGATAGCCACTAGAAGTAGCTAGCAAGGCGGAATCACTCGCTAGATGAACTGCCATAGTTGCGGAGCGTCAGGATAGTACCACTGCTTTGTTTCGTAATGCGACATCTTTAGAGAGGACAGATAACAGATGTACATACATTATCGGGTCGGGCTACATCTCTCACCAAACGCTCAAGAGTAACAGAGAGGCAGACACATCCCTGACTGAGATTCAACAGCAGTGAACAGTTCACAGTATATCCTGATGGTTGCACTGTGGACCCATAGCTCGCAACCTCTGGAGGGCCGACCACTAAATAACATGTGTACGCCTATTACTAGTATCGGTTCTCGCACTGAGGCTCGCCAATTTCGGGTTATAGTGGTGGAGTGCAGTAACACCCAGTATCAAACTGCTACGTGAAGGAGTGGCGGTTGTACAGCGAGAGAGCGGAGTACGAACAGGACCAGTCGGAGCGGATTGGGATACGGTGGCAAGATTTGTCCCGGTTGCCGCTGATATCTTTCCTAGGGTTTCACTGCATTTCGTATACTGAGATCAGATTCAATCAGATTGAACGCAATATTGAGCAGTAAGGGTACCAGTGTGCGATATCTACACCAGTCGAACTAGACATCGATATACGATTGCCCGCCTCCGTTTTTCAGTGGTTACCAAGCATGTGGACCGAAAGAACGGAAATTCAGGGAGTGGAGTGGATCGGCGAGGCGAAGAGACCGTGTCACAGTACAGTCACCGCGACGCCACTGAGAATACACCGGGCAGAACAGTCCTTGGACAGAGTTCAATTTGGTTGAATAATTTTATAACCACTTAGCTAAATATACGTGTATGACAGGACAAGACCCTATAGAGTCCGCCGAAAGAGTGCTCGATATTATTGAAGCACTGAAAACGGAGCAGGCACTCGGCGTCACTGAACTGGCAGAGCGGGTGGGGATGCCCAAGAGCACGGTCCACGTTCATCTCTCAACTCTCAAGAGTCGAGGCTACGTCGTACAGGACCAGAACAAGGCCTATCGGCTGGGCTTACGATTTCTTGATATTGGGATGAAAGTCCGCGAGCGACAGGAAATGTATCAGGAAGTCGCTCCAAAACTGAACGAGATAGCCGACGAAACTGATGAAAAAGCGTGGTGGATCGTCGAAGAGAACGGCAAGGCAGTCTTCCTGGCGAAATCACTCGGCAGTCGGGCGATTCAGACAAACTCACAAATCGGCCAGTACACCGAACTGTACAGGCTGGCTGGTGGAATGGCAATTCTCTCAGTATTGCCGAAACACCGACGGCAATCAATCGTTGACGGCTACGACTACCCCCTTCCAGACGGTCGAAATCGGCAGGAACTCGAAGCGGAACTTGACGAGATTCAGGACCGCGGGGTTGCCTACGGCATTGACCAGTTCCTCGAAGGCGTAGCCGGTGTCGGTGCACCGCTGGTAGACAACGCCGGCAACACGTACGGTGCTATCAGTGTCTCGGGGCCGGCGAACAGGCTAGACTCGGAACGCATCGAGAACGAACTGACCGACCTCATCCGTGGAATCTCCGGCGAGCTACAGGTAAATCTATCCTATCAATAGTTCTACTGACTCGAACACTACTGATTTGGGCTATCTCTCCGTGAGGCCGTTTGTTCCCCGCCCAGCAAGGCGCTGACACAACAGTCTCCCCCATTCAAGAGAATAGAACGATCCGTGAGATATGTTCACAACTATTTAACCGCTCCCGATCGTGCATGGAACTCAAGCGATGGGTGGTCGGACTTGTGTCAAGCAGACCCCTACGCCATGTGAGCTAATGACCAGAGATTGGATCGATGTCTGCTGATTGTCGCCTAGATCAGTCAGTGACACCGACGCCGAGGTGTCTGTCGAGTACGTCCTTGTCGTCTTGGATCTCCGCCGCAGTTCCCTCGTGGACGATTTTGCCTTTTTCCAGGATGTACGTATACTCCGAGACCTCGAGTGCAACCGGGATGTTCTGCTCGACGACCAGCACTGTGATACCTTGCTCGTTCAATTCGAGGATGAGGTCCTCTATCTGCCGGACGACATAGGGAGCAAGCCCTTCGGTCGGTTCGTCAAGCAACAACAGATCCGGGTCAGCAGTCAGGGCACGACCGACCGCAAGCATCTGCTGTTCGCCACCCGAAAGGACCGACCCATCTCTGTGTTCTCGCTCTGCGAGGTTCTCGAACATATCCAGTACATCGTCGACTGATGGCCCGTCAGGCGACTCGGCACCAATCTCACCCATTCTGATGTTCTCCCGAACGGTGAGTTCGGGGAAGATCCGGCGCTCTTCAGGAACGAACCCGATACCGCGCCGGATCGTCGTCTCGGAGTTGCGTGTCGTGATATCCTCGCCGTTGAACGTTATTGACCCTCCGTTCGGGGTGATGTTGCCCACAATCGACCGGAGCGTCGTTGTCTTGCCGACCCCGTTGCGCCCGACCAGCGACACAACGCTTCCGCGTTCGACGTCCATCGAGACGCCCTGCAGTACCTCAGTCATCCCGTACCCGGCCCGGACATCCTCGAGAGAAAGTAGCGGGTCAGTCATTCTCGAACACCACCGAGGTACGCATCGCGGACGTCCTCGTTGTTTGCGATCTCTTCAGGAGTCCCGCTTGCGAGTTCTTCGCCGCGGGTCAGGACAGTAATCCGGTCCGAGACACGCATCACAAGGTCGATATCGTGTTCAATGAGCATCAGCGACCGGTCTGAGAGAACCTCATCGATAAGATTCATCGTGGCCTGTGTCTCCTCGCTACTCATTCCGGCGGTTGGTTCGTCGAGCATGACGAGATCGGGGTCTGTCGCCAGTACGAGACCCAGCTCGAGTCGGCGCTGGTCGCCGTACGCAAGAGCCTCTGCGTGCTCGTCAGCCCGGTCTCGAAGACCGATCTGCTCCAGCACTGTCCCAGTTTGCTCCGTAATTTCATCGAAGCCGTTCTTGTCACGGAACAGTGCCTCGCCGGGATTGATCTCGTCACTGTGGACGGACTGTGCTGCCAGACGCACGTTTTCTCTGACGGTGAGGCCGCCGAAAACATTCGTAATCTGGAACGACCGTCCCAGTCCCCGGCCGACCCGTTCGTGTGGTGCGACGTTAGTAATATCCTCACCCTTGAACCGCACAACGCCTTCTGACGGCGATAGCGCGCCAGTGATGAGATTAAACGTCGTTGTCTTTCCGGCCCCGTTTGGCCCGATAACGCTCCTGAACTCACCATCCGCAACCGACAGTGAAACGTCGTCAACGGCGGTGAGCTTGCCGAACCGCTTCGTCAGTCCGTCCGTTTCGAGTACAGTCTCAGTCATCGCTTCTCACCTCCGGTTCATCCATATCTACGGTACCATCCGCGTTGTTGGCCGTCTCCAGTCGCTGTGCCACGAGGGACGGAATTGATACGATACCGCGTGGGACGAACAGCACGAACAGGATAAACATCGTCCCGATAATAAGCCGCCACTGGTCGGTGTACGACGAGAGGAATTCCTCGGCGCCGAAGAAGACACCGGAGCCGATCATGGGACCGTACAGTGTTCCCATCCCACCGAACAGCGCAATGACAATGACCTCGCCTGAGTGGATCCAGTTGAGTGTCTGGTCCGGTGAGATGATGACAGTTGACGGACTGATGGCGAGGAGTCCGCCGGCCAGTCCGGCCATACCGCCGCTGATGACAAACGCTCGGCGCTTGTATCTGTTGACGTCGTACCCGATGAACTCCGCTCGCTCTTCGCTTTCCCGGATCGACTGCAGGACACTGCCAAACGGCGCGTTCATCATGCGCCGAGCGAACAGGAGCGAGAGCACGGCAATGAACAGGGCGAGATAGTAGAACACGAACTGCTGTCCGACTTCATACCCGAGGACCCCGAACTCGATGTTCGAGAGTGACGCCCCGATACTACCGAGTCCGAGGAACGCCTCGAAGCCGAGCAGGCCGTCGCTCCCGCCAGTGAAGTCGAACTTGAACACAGCGCTGTAGAGCAACTCCGCAAACGCCAGCGTAATCATCGCGAAGTACACGCCGGAAACGCGAATAGAGAGGCTTCCGACGATCCAGGCTAGGACGGCACAGATGAGAATAGCCCCGAGTAACACGACAAAAACAGACTGTGAGTAGTGCAACATGACGAGCGCAGCGGTGTATGCGCCAACGCCGTAGAACATCGTGTGGCCGAGCGGGACCAGTCCGGCGTACCCCATCACGATATCCAGACTCAGTGCGAAGATGGCCCAGATGAGGATCTCATTAAGCACGACAAGGTAGTACTGATCGCCCATGAACAGAATCGCGACTGGCGCAACTGCAAGCGCGACGACGGCGATACCACCGAGCCGTACCCGTGTGCTGTCTGCCAGTATCCCGCCGTACCCGCCGACGAGAATCTCGCCTTCACCTTCTGACTCTTCACCCCGCGTTCCAAACAGCCCTTGTGGTTTCACCAGCAACACCGCAATCATAAGCAGGTACACGGTCAACCCTTCCAGATTGGGGACGCTCAGTGTCGTGTCACCAAACGTGGCCAGAACACTCCCACTGTAGGCCCGCATCAGCGTCTGGACGACACCGACGAGCAATCCGCCGAAGACAGCCCCTCTGAAGCTACCGAGGCCACCGAGGACGACGACAACGAATGCTGGAATGATGACGCTGTTCCCCATACCAGTGTTCACGTTCTGGTAGCCGCCAAGGACAATCCCGGCGACGGCGGCGAGCGCTGCACCGACGCCAAAGACCAGCGTGTAATACTGGTCGATGTCAATGCCGACGTTCCGAACCATCTCGCGGTCCTGCGACCCGGCACGGATGATCATCCCGTACTTTGTCCGGTTCAGCAGGTACCACGTCACTACCGCGAGCAACGCTGCGAAGACGATCATGAAATAATTATACACGGATACCTGGACGCCCAGTATAGACACTGGCTGGCTCAGATACTCAGGGACAGCTAGCTGTCGTTGCTGTGTCCCCCAGATAAGACGGATCACGTCATTGATGACGAGCACGAGCCCGAACGTCAGGAGAATATGATATAGCGGGTCTCGGCCATACAGTGGCCGGACAGTCGTTCGCTCGATAGCGGCACCGATGAGACCGACGACGACCGGTGCAACCACTATCGCGATCCAGAACCCAGTCCCCGCACCGAACGGCGCAATGATGCTCAAAGAGAGATACGCACCGAGTGCGAACAGCTCGCCATGGGAGAAGTTGATCACGTCCATCACGCCGAAGATGACTGATAGTCCGGCGGCTAACAGGACATAAACCATCCCCAGGGTGAGGCCATTCAGCAGTTGTTCAATGAAATCGGCAGCAACCATTGTACTACCTACATCTCACAGCCGAGGTCACTGGCTGGTGGCAGCGTCTCCGAACCCGGGACCTGCTCAAGGAGTTCGACATCCGCTGAATCACTATCGCCCTCGACGAGTTCGGCCATCCACGTCGGATTGGTGGCCTGGTGATCGCTCTCCCGAAGCGTGATGTCCCCCAGTACTGTCGTGAACGTGCCACCTTCGAGTGCGTCCCGGACATCCCCCGGTTCGGTACTCCCGGCCTCGTGCATTCCCTTGGCCATCAGTCGCATCGAGTCGTAGCCGACGCGGGCAAAGTTGCCGGGCTCTCTGTCGTTCTCGCTGGCGTAGGCCTCAACGAATGCCTGATTGTCCCCCATCTCGATCGAGGGGTCGTACCGAGCGCCACCGAATGTACCAACGCTGTTCGACCCGGTCCCGGCACGGACACTCTGGAACGTCTGGGTCGGACCGACAACAGCGACCTGGTCGGTGAGGCCCTGGTCCGCGGCCTGGTTGGTGAAGTTCACCAGATCACCGCCGGTCATCCCCAGCATGACCACGTCAGCCTCGGAATTGCTGATCTGCGTGATGAACGAGCCGTAGTTGCTTGCACCCAGCTCCGACGTTGATGTTCCGACCTCGGTGTAGTCGTCGCTGGCATTCTCCATGCGCCTGCTCGTGCGGTTGTACACCGAGTCGCCGTACGCGTAGTCCGCGTAGTGGAACCAGACATTGGTCCCCAGATTGTTGACCGAGTATGCCGATATCGCCTCGGCAATCTGTGCAGTATTCGTCTCAAAACGGAACACCCATTCGTTGCAGGCAGACCCGGTGATCGGAACCGCTGCACCGCCGGGGAAGTAGATATGCTCAGACTGAGCGGCAAAGTCATTCAGCCCAAGCGCAACCGAACTGGAAATCGCACCGAACACGAACTCTGCTCCATCCTCCTGAACAACACGCTGAGCCTCTGACTGTGCGGCCCCAGCTTCGGTTTCTGTGTCGCCCGTCACCAACTCGAACTCGAAGTCGTAGTCGTCGTTGTTGTTTATCTCCGTCACAGCGAGTTCAGCCCCAGTGCGCTGGCCCGGTCCGAGAGAGCTGTACGGGCCAGTCATTGGGTTCAGGCTCGCAACAGTTACTGCCTCCTCGCCGCCTGTTGACCCGCCTTGACAGCCAGCGAGGCCAAGCGCGCCGACCGCCCCGGCAGCGGCGATGAACTGTCTCCGTGACCGGTCGATTCCCACAGTACTGTCTGGTGAGGTACCTTCGTTCGACATAGGTTCATTATCTATTGTTAAGCAAATCGTATTAAAGCCTTGCCCCCTGTCGGCGCGTCTCACGCTGTTCGCTGCGTTCAGTAGGGCGCTATCGCGTCCTCTCGCTTACGCTCCCACCACCGCAGTGATCTAGCTAGTGTTGTCGTCCTGCCTGTACAGCCACGCCAGCGCAGTCCCGAGTACTGCGGTCACTCCAGTCAGTGTCGTGAAGCCGGGCCCACTGGCCTCAGTCCCGGTGTTCGCTTCCGTCGCTGTGTCCGCGCTCGCTGTTTCTTCGGTCGTTGTCGCGCCGCTCGCCACAGTACTCTCGTCTGTCTCAGTGCCGTCACTCGTCGGCGTGTCACCGATAGCGGCGCCAGCTGGATTTGCTGGCATCGACAGCGCTCGAGTCTCGGCTGTAGCGGACTCGATATCTGCATCGGCGAACAACAGCTGTTTGTACTCGAAATTCTCGAACATCGCCAGCTGGTCATCGTAATGCTCGCCAGTAGTGCCGTCTGGAGCGACATAGCCGTCGTTTCCGGGCGGAAGGATGTTCTCTGCCTTCGGGTCGTCGCTGAGCCGGACGATGTGGTTCTCAGTCCCGCGGTTCATCAGCGCCGTGTTCCCAGCGGACGTGACGCCGATAGGCATCCCGAACAGCGCGAGGTTATCGAACTCGTGCAGGGCCGCCTCACGCCGCCAGCTTGCCGGTTCACCGTCGTATTGCTCGGCGAGTTCGTTCACGGCGGTTTGGAACGCGCTGACCAGGGCGTTCGTGACATCTCCATCGGCATACTCGGCCTGCGTTGCCAGTGCTGTCTCCGCCGGATTGAGGACCCGCATCAGGGTGCCGCGACCGTAGTCGTAGCCGAGGAAGTACGATGCCGGGCCGTAGGCGCTCCCGAACGTCTCGCTGAAAACCTCCTCCAGAATGTACGGGAACGTCGCGTCCCAGATGGTGTATCCGGCAGAGTGGCGTCCTTCGTTGTCTTCGCCGTCAGCCTGTGCAAAGTGGTCCCACGAGGCCAGTTCGTCGCGCGCTTGCTGTTCGGTATCGGAGAGGTCTGCGTCCGCAAGCGCATCAAGCAGGTGGTCTCTGTACCGAATCGAGCGCAGGTCGGTAAAGGAGATATCGTAGATAACAGTCTTCAAGAAGTCGTATTCGACTGTCTCCTCCTGTGCTAACCGCTGTTCGACCAGATTGATGATCCGCTGTACGCGGTGGTCGGTCGACCACGAATAGCTCAGATCGCCGTTGTTCCACGCAGGCGCGGGTTTGTTGTTCCACTGTGCTGAGTATCCCGGG
Proteins encoded:
- the nagZ gene encoding beta-N-acetylhexosaminidase; translated protein: MSTQTVASMPLEQKVGQLFMAGFDGSEPTDGIRELIREYNLGNIIYFTRNIASPSQVTALSAELQSEATAVGAGHPLFVATDQEGGVVSRLNWGTQLPSQMLIGACDDDAMARKAGATVGRELRSLGINLNLAPVLDVNNNPENPVIGVRSFGEDPERVGALGAAMAQGLQSVDVAACGKHFPGHGDTAVDSHLDLPVVAHERPRLERVEFPPFEAAIQGGIDAIMTTHVAFPAITGDEELPATISSAVQTALLREQFGFDGLLVTDCLEMDAIAEGVGSAEGAVRAIEAGCDIVTVSHTLEQQRAAIEAVLTAVRTGRLTEERIDRSLHRIQHYKEQRLGESETAEAPEWDGCAAASKQLATEIANCGITLVRDDNETLPFDTSRHLHVVSFTGTRGSPAEDDRYDPEVVAAALREVGFEITTHTMAGGETVDITPANEQIVAVSYDALSSEAQAETLQTLVAHHEQVAVLAVRNPYDLAVCPDAATFLTTYDYSPGVIQAAAKTLAGAVKPTGTLPVTIPE
- a CDS encoding PIG-L deacetylase family protein, with amino-acid sequence MAKHAERGDEVSIVHMTRGEYGGLQTNSQEAVGRVREQEARDSGAVLGASEVAFLDFKDGRITYSLEHRVEIVDVIREYEPDIILTHYKDDMHPDHRATSRLVTDAYYMASLPLVETDFEPCDPDNIYYFGKPTSEFTPSMFIDIDGYLEQKVTAIEKHESQVEFLVEHGGIDAEFDNLIDGLRAENLVFGKQAGARSAEGFVPLHESAQEFLG
- a CDS encoding aminotransferase class V-fold PLP-dependent enzyme; translated protein: MVPFTTESESVYRQLGVTPVINAAGTKTRIGGSLIREEAADAMRAAADEFVQLSDLEAKASEQIAEIAGAEAGYVSPGAEAGLLLAAAAAIAGDDPKTMSELPHPTDAPNDIVMPRTHRTGYDHALRAAGANIVDVGTNDYHLGTGATNVEPWEIESAIDQNTAGVAYVQKTYTQPELSTVSEIAHRHDVPVIVDAAAEVPPIENLSRFVEQGADMVVFSGGKGIRGPQTTGLIAGKRRYIRSIAAQHQDMHVDRRVWNPPSSLIDTERFDGVPRQGIGRSLKVGKEELVGLIRALELFIEEDQEALVAEWENLAQSMAGQLESAGVATTVVAGGEQSVAPHVIVDIPSSQSTSPAATLVSELQREDPRVYVGEDRIDEGEIVLNPMCLDEDGAAYVVDRLLTHL
- a CDS encoding ABC transporter ATP-binding protein, which encodes MAQLALDNLVKTFSDGSDEVVAVDTVDMSLNDGEFLVLVGPSGCGKSTTLRMVAGLETVTEGDILIGDESVIGTEPRDRDIAMVFQNYALYPHMTAKENMSFGLKMTTDLDTETIEQRVTETAEMMGIEDLLDDPPKELSGGQQQRVALGRAIVRDPAVFLMDEPLSNLDAKLRTKMRTELKSLQNELDVTTIYVTHDQTEAMTMGDRIAILDDGVLQQVGTPLKCYHRPANRFVAGFIGSPSMNFIPAAVEDGSLVHQEFTYALSAETAAQLDGHDKVILGVRPEDIQLSTATGPEQTVTATVDVVEPLGDLFHVYVTIDGQQYTVTVEDGTNLGNGVRVGLKFPEDVIHLFDADSGTAIKNSETEIDEESPVAA
- a CDS encoding IclR family transcriptional regulator, with translation MTGQDPIESAERVLDIIEALKTEQALGVTELAERVGMPKSTVHVHLSTLKSRGYVVQDQNKAYRLGLRFLDIGMKVRERQEMYQEVAPKLNEIADETDEKAWWIVEENGKAVFLAKSLGSRAIQTNSQIGQYTELYRLAGGMAILSVLPKHRRQSIVDGYDYPLPDGRNRQELEAELDEIQDRGVAYGIDQFLEGVAGVGAPLVDNAGNTYGAISVSGPANRLDSERIENELTDLIRGISGELQVNLSYQ
- a CDS encoding ABC transporter ATP-binding protein, producing MTDPLLSLEDVRAGYGMTEVLQGVSMDVERGSVVSLVGRNGVGKTTTLRSIVGNITPNGGSITFNGEDITTRNSETTIRRGIGFVPEERRIFPELTVRENIRMGEIGAESPDGPSVDDVLDMFENLAEREHRDGSVLSGGEQQMLAVGRALTADPDLLLLDEPTEGLAPYVVRQIEDLILELNEQGITVLVVEQNIPVALEVSEYTYILEKGKIVHEGTAAEIQDDKDVLDRHLGVGVTD
- a CDS encoding ABC transporter ATP-binding protein; translation: MTETVLETDGLTKRFGKLTAVDDVSLSVADGEFRSVIGPNGAGKTTTFNLITGALSPSEGVVRFKGEDITNVAPHERVGRGLGRSFQITNVFGGLTVRENVRLAAQSVHSDEINPGEALFRDKNGFDEITEQTGTVLEQIGLRDRADEHAEALAYGDQRRLELGLVLATDPDLVMLDEPTAGMSSEETQATMNLIDEVLSDRSLMLIEHDIDLVMRVSDRITVLTRGEELASGTPEEIANNEDVRDAYLGGVRE
- a CDS encoding ABC transporter permease, with the translated sequence MVAADFIEQLLNGLTLGMVYVLLAAGLSVIFGVMDVINFSHGELFALGAYLSLSIIAPFGAGTGFWIAIVVAPVVVGLIGAAIERTTVRPLYGRDPLYHILLTFGLVLVINDVIRLIWGTQQRQLAVPEYLSQPVSILGVQVSVYNYFMIVFAALLAVVTWYLLNRTKYGMIIRAGSQDREMVRNVGIDIDQYYTLVFGVGAALAAVAGIVLGGYQNVNTGMGNSVIIPAFVVVVLGGLGSFRGAVFGGLLVGVVQTLMRAYSGSVLATFGDTTLSVPNLEGLTVYLLMIAVLLVKPQGLFGTRGEESEGEGEILVGGYGGILADSTRVRLGGIAVVALAVAPVAILFMGDQYYLVVLNEILIWAIFALSLDIVMGYAGLVPLGHTMFYGVGAYTAALVMLHYSQSVFVVLLGAILICAVLAWIVGSLSIRVSGVYFAMITLAFAELLYSAVFKFDFTGGSDGLLGFEAFLGLGSIGASLSNIEFGVLGYEVGQQFVFYYLALFIAVLSLLFARRMMNAPFGSVLQSIRESEERAEFIGYDVNRYKRRAFVISGGMAGLAGGLLAISPSTVIISPDQTLNWIHSGEVIVIALFGGMGTLYGPMIGSGVFFGAEEFLSSYTDQWRLIIGTMFILFVLFVPRGIVSIPSLVAQRLETANNADGTVDMDEPEVRSDD